A single Desulfuromonas sp. DNA region contains:
- the epmA gene encoding EF-P lysine aminoacylase EpmA, producing MEPNWALARKRQNLQKRARIVQTIRAFFAERDYLEVETPHRIPGNAPEAHIDPVPSGSWCLHTSPELAMKRLLAAGYERTFQLCRCWREGERGANHLPEFTLLEWYRAGADYTALMTECEALLAALLPGGKATWQGHAIDLAAPWQRLSVREAFDRYAPMPLDRALASERFEEVLTEYVEPRLGQGRPTFLYDYPLELGALARTKPDDPTVAERFELYIAGLEIANAFSELTDQAEQRERFMQDEKSRRAAGKKPYPFPEKFLCELEAMPEAAGIALGVDRLVMLLTGAEAIDEVVAFTPEEL from the coding sequence ATGGAACCGAACTGGGCACTCGCCCGCAAGCGGCAGAACCTTCAGAAGCGGGCCCGGATCGTTCAGACGATCCGGGCCTTTTTCGCCGAACGCGACTACCTCGAGGTGGAGACCCCCCACCGCATTCCGGGCAACGCCCCCGAGGCGCACATCGACCCCGTCCCGAGCGGATCCTGGTGCCTGCACACCTCCCCGGAACTCGCCATGAAGCGCCTCCTCGCCGCGGGCTACGAGCGCACCTTCCAGCTCTGCCGCTGCTGGCGCGAGGGCGAGCGGGGCGCCAACCACCTCCCCGAGTTCACCCTCCTCGAATGGTACCGGGCCGGGGCCGACTACACGGCCCTGATGACCGAATGCGAAGCGCTCCTCGCCGCCCTCCTCCCCGGGGGGAAAGCGACCTGGCAGGGCCACGCCATCGACCTCGCCGCCCCCTGGCAGCGACTGTCGGTCCGCGAGGCCTTCGACCGCTACGCCCCCATGCCACTGGACCGGGCTCTCGCCTCCGAGCGCTTCGAGGAGGTCCTCACCGAGTACGTCGAGCCCCGCCTGGGTCAGGGCCGGCCCACCTTCCTCTATGACTATCCCCTCGAGCTGGGCGCCCTGGCCCGAACCAAACCGGATGATCCGACCGTGGCCGAACGCTTCGAGTTGTACATCGCCGGGCTGGAGATCGCCAACGCCTTCTCCGAGCTTACCGACCAGGCCGAGCAGCGCGAGCGCTTCATGCAGGACGAGAAGAGCCGCCGCGCCGCCGGCAAGAAACCCTACCCCTTCCCCGAAAAGTTCCTCTGCGAACTGGAGGCCATGCCCGAGGCCGCCGGCATCGCCCTCGGCGTCGATCGCCTGGTAATGCTCCTGACCGGGGCCGAGGCCATCGACGAAGTGGTGGCCTTCACCCCGGAGGAGCTGTAG